The stretch of DNA ATTTTATATATTCTTTTAGATCATCTCATTTTGCTATAAGACTGTATAAAAATTCTAAGATAATGAGTGATACACTAATGGTAGCAACTATTTTTGATATGAAAAGGctttcaacataccatacaagtgatgattattttttaaatattattgctTTCTCACACCTAGATTAACTATCTTTTAAGTTCATTGCGAATCAAAAAAATCCTCCTCTTATTATTTAAGCATTGAGTGATATCCGACtattattaaaaggatgttaagaGTACTTACTCATTATTTTTAAAGAAGAATTAAAGATgctagtattaaaggacatccacattatataagatttataaaagattttttaaaaataactatACGTTTGTGTagattgatataaaataatgtgaAGTTTTATATAGAACGATAAGTGTCAACAACATTGATGGGCTACTTAGCCTATCAAGCCTAAGTCATGACATTTTATATTagaattaatttatatttatttatatttgacCATAGTGGGAGGGTTCAAGTAGAAAAGGACTATGTGTAGATGAAGTCAGATGACTCATCACGACGTAGAGTTACCATTGTATTATACCTAATATGCATCATATTAGAATTTGAACTAGGTTATGTTGGGCTCGATAAGGATGTCAAGTGTCAGGGGGAGAAAAATCGTAATATCCTGATTAGTcccatattaaaaataaaaaaaaattaaaattaatttataagaatTTGATGGATATATTATTATCAACTCTAATTTAATTagtaatttaaatcaaataaaattatgatacagATAGCGTTGGAAAAGATTTGTTACTAAATCAATTACATTCATAATGAAATCTTTAATAGAATTTGATTACATGTCAAATTTACTCTTTCTTTCTATCTTTCTTTTCCATTTTATTGCTCGAGTACTATTTGTCAGAAATGGGGGGTCTCATGAAATCCAAACGGAGGACGAATGGGGCCACAACGCTCGAGTACTCCTTGGCACAAAATGGGGAGTCTCAAGTAATCCAAATGGAGGACCAATGGGGCCACTAATGGACCTGCAACAATGTCTCGAGTTTCCACACATCAACTGCAAGTCCTCAAGTGGAGATTGAATCGGTCACATGAATTAATGAACCGGACATTGTTGCAGATGGACACTTGTGATTTAAATCCGAGCAGCTGTCCCAATCCAATCTTGCCATCGATGTCATTGTGGCCCTCATCACATTCTCCAATTTGTTCTTTCGGTAGCACTCCTAAAAAGTAATTTCTACTAGCATCACAAATTTCACAGACAACTATAATAATAACGATGCAAAAATTATCTATCGTACAGAGTACAAATGGTTCTACGACCACTTGGCAAGAATAGACATGAGTGCTGCTCCCAGAAGGAGAGAGATGTTCATGGCAAGTTGTAATTTGGGTTTGTTCTGCACCCTCGGATTCGTAAAATCTTGGGCAAGCAGATCAACGAGGGCCATATAAATCAAGATTCCGGCAGAGGCAGAATCCAGAAGACCTTCGACGACGAGAGCTGTGGGACTGTTTTCGTCGTACACCGATGATGTTCCCATACCTACCGCAATCCCAACCGGTGTCGTGAGGGAGAAGAAGAGCCCCATCGTTACCATTGACTTCATTTGGTACTTCGCCTGCGACACAAAACCACAATGCTTTCGCTAGCAAAAATCAATCGAATAGTAAATCGAATTTTGATGTGCCATTTTTATGTAAATCGATCATGGCTAGTCTAACCCAACACTCCTCATTTGATTTACCTGCACGATGCATCCTCCGAGCCCTACACCCTCGAAGAACTGATGAAAGCTGAGAGCAGCCAGCAGAGACCTTATCGTAGATGGAGTCTCCGATGCCCCCAAGGAAATCCCAATTATTACAGAATGAACCACGATGCCGAGCTCCAAAACCTGTGTTGTGCACCCATCGAAATCAAAATCTCTCTGACTGCTTCACGAAGAAAGCACCGAAGAAATTATCAACTTGTGCCTCGTTAGAGCAAGCAGTTCAGTGATTTTACCTGAGAGATAACGCGATGGCGGATCAGCTGCTGAGCCGAAGGATCCTCGTGAATGTGACCGTGATTTGCATGGCTATGTACATGAACGTCGTTGTGCCCGTGCACGGTGATTTGCATGTCAGCCTTGGTCTCGTCGGTCACGGCCGCCGTCCGAGCCCTAGCGCTGTGCGAGCGGCTAAAGTATCCGGTGGCCACAGTGTCCATCATCAGCGTCGCGATCGCGGCGACCATCGCGCCGAACCCAGCAAACGGAAACTTCTGCCAAGGACTCGGATCGAGACACGAGGAGGTGAGGCCGTCGAAAGCGTCGGGGAGGATGTGGACGAAGCCGGTGGCGAGAATGACACCGGCAGCGAACGACTTGATGACGAAGAAGACATCCTTTTCGGGGTGAAGAGCGGGCCACCATTTGCCTAAGATGGGGATGCAGACGCCGATACTGCCGCACACAAGGATGGAAAATATCGCTGCAATCTTCAGCGGGAGGGCCTTCTTCTTGTCACGGCCCGCCTCATCGGTGGAGCACTCGCAGTCGCCGTGAacaagcagaggaagaagaaccACCGCGAGGAAGAAGACCGAGGCACCTCTCATCATCATCTTCCCGGCGCTTGGAGAGAGTCTTGCAATGGATTACCGGGAGGCTGGAGCCGCGTTTGTGTAGATGGTGGGGTGGGAAGGAGGGGGTTTCGAGGGAAAGATGCAGCAATCGATGAGCACATGATTGTCTCCAAACGTTGACACCGATTAGGATAGGATTTGTGGGCTCGTCTTGTTAACGAGAGAGTGAGGCTCTTCTTTTGTgcatcattcttcttcttcttctttccgtcGTCCAACATATAATAATACCTTCATCTCTGCTTCTGCGATTGATGTATTGAATTCAAGGCATCAACATGTTTGTAAAGTGGAGATCGTCGATGGGTGCTTCCGTCGGTTGATAAATTACTTGTGTGGGTGTCGACACTGTGTTGTCATTCGGACAGCAGTTTGTTTATAGTAACGCTCGGCGCCATGTACggtgatattatatttatatatataaataaaagagcaAATAAATAACCAACGAACTAATCGAGAACACAGTGGAAATGATGCAGCACACGAATCTTGAAGTCGGAGGAGACAGGTTTTGTCTCTTGTTGCGGGCTTGAAGGTTGTGGAGCATGTGAACATGTACCTAAAATGCATTGCACTGCAGTCTCAGCAGTGCCTCTCTCTATGTTGGGCCATGAATGAATACCCACTGGTCTCGATGACCTTTTTGACCAAGATTAAGCACACGCCGTGCTCAGGCCGATCAGACGCCCATGGCTGTGTAAGCTAGTGTTCCCAAATAGTCATTAGCAACCATCGACGGTCAAATAAATTGCTTCCCAAGTAACATCAGCATTCTAGAAGCGGCCTTCTGGCTTTCGTTTCCGTGTCTCTCTTGTCTCGTCTCCTTCAACCTCCGCACATGGATTCTTCAAACCTTTGAATGCGACAGGGCTGGGAGATGGAGGAATCGCGGAGCAGGCGAATGGGAAGAGACGTGCCGTGGCGGCTCACGAAGCTCATCCACAAGGCGCGCGAGGTCACCACACGCCTCCTCCACTGATGATTACGATCGCCGTGACAGTGAAGTTTGGCCGCCATCGACTCCTCAAACGACTATTCAGCGTAGGAATCCAACTGTTTTATTCTTTTACGACATCGACTTTCTTTCCAATTGAATTCATATATTATATTCTTTGTTAAATCTATTATAAATCGAAGATGCTCATATAAACTAGGACAAGTGCAATCCACGAATGTGATTGTCTTCtcgttcttggatttgatttgtgaatatatatatatatatatatatatatatatatatatatatatatatatatatattagtgtaaacaaccttaagccgtggtcttgggaccgacgcggcttggttcggatcCGGATGATGGGGATCTTCCTGGGACGTTCCTCGAAACTGCTGAGGTGGCCGATTACGGTGGtctgatcgggacggggtcgtcgtttcctctAGGCAAGAACTTCTCGCCTGCACCTCCAgtagggaccttcggcttcgcatctgcacaaaggttgggtcggGGAGCTTGACCCGACCCCTTCGATAATCAAGTCAGTAAGTGATAAATGGGGTTTCTTGGttgtcctcctcctcccatttagaatgcgagggtatttatagggaagcttactgtttcctgatgtgcccgcttatgGGGGGCAGACTCGTACTCCTGATAGCATTTGACACTAGTGTTGGCATGGCGTGAAGGACCGAGTCTGAACAGGATGGTTAATGTGCCTCGATCGACGTTCCaatccgtttgaccaggtggtgTCAGGTCAATTGAGGCGTTATCTAGGGCAACTGACGTCACCCTGAGTCTTATCGTCGTTATCACCCTcatcaatatatatttatttatttatttatttatatttatacaccAAAAGATATATGAAAATATAGGCCAGTGAAAGGTAAAAAGATATTTTCCCAAGATTCTCCCCCTTCACACCACACGACGAACTCAGAGGCGGACAGAGTCGTGGGGAGACCACGAGTCCTCCACACGCGCCTCTGCTTCCCCATCGATCTGCACCGTCCACGCGTCCTGCATTCGCTTCGCCTTCTATATGTTCCCCTCGCCCCCTCATCCTTTCTCCGCCGTCCGCCTTGCTCTTCCAAATCCTTTGCTGTTCACACCATGGCGTTGCTTCTCAAGGCCTCCGCCGCTCTCGCTCTTGTTTCCGCCTCCTCCGAGGCCTCGCAGCCGCCTTCTCCCGCCGTCCGCCcttccttgtcttcttctttcGCTCCTTTTAGATCTCCGAGGCGAATGAACCGGCGCGTCTCAACGGCTGTCGCCGCCGGTTCTAACCATGTCATCACGGGAGTCGTGTTCCAGCCTTTCGAGGAGATCAAGAGCGATGTCTCTCTCGTGCCGGTGGCCCCCGACTCGTCCATCGCTCGTCAGAAGTACGCCGATGAGTGCGAGGCTGCCATTAATGTACAGATCAAGTCGGTTCTCCTTCCTTACTCGAACAGATCAAATTCGAACTACTGGGGATTTAATACCTTTCTCTTACCCTCTGTCTGTGTTTTCTCCTCCAGTGTCGAATACACTAATTCGTACATTTATCATGCCCTCTTCGCTTACTTCGATCGCGACAATGTGGCGCTGAAGGGCTTCGCCAAGTATGTCATCGCAAAAAATCCAGAACATGCC from Musa acuminata AAA Group cultivar baxijiao chromosome BXJ2-11, Cavendish_Baxijiao_AAA, whole genome shotgun sequence encodes:
- the LOC103972245 gene encoding zinc transporter 8-like; translation: MMMRGASVFFLAVVLLPLLVHGDCECSTDEAGRDKKKALPLKIAAIFSILVCGSIGVCIPILGKWWPALHPEKDVFFVIKSFAAGVILATGFVHILPDAFDGLTSSCLDPSPWQKFPFAGFGAMVAAIATLMMDTVATGYFSRSHSARARTAAVTDETKADMQITVHGHNDVHVHSHANHGHIHEDPSAQQLIRHRVISQVLELGIVVHSVIIGISLGASETPSTIRSLLAALSFHQFFEGVGLGGCIVQAKYQMKSMVTMGLFFSLTTPVGIAVGMGTSSVYDENSPTALVVEGLLDSASAGILIYMALVDLLAQDFTNPRVQNKPKLQLAMNISLLLGAALMSILAKWS
- the LOC135627109 gene encoding ferritin-1, chloroplastic-like; amino-acid sequence: MALLLKASAALALVSASSEASQPPSPAVRPSLSSSFAPFRSPRRMNRRVSTAVAAGSNHVITGVVFQPFEEIKSDVSLVPVAPDSSIARQKYADECEAAINVQINVEYTNSYIYHALFAYFDRDNVALKGFAKFFKESSQEERDHAEKLMEYQNKRGGRVNLQSIATPLSEFNHAEKGDALYAMELALCLEKLTNEKLLGLHDVAEKCNDAQMADFIESEFLEEQVEAIKKISEYVAQLRRVGKGHGVWHFDRMLLDEGKLHQA